One stretch of Rickettsiales bacterium DNA includes these proteins:
- a CDS encoding deoxyguanosinetriphosphate triphosphohydrolase — MNQELANYACYSSKSRGRLHKEALKKGRSEFARDRDRIIHSTAFRRLEYKTQVFINNEGDHYRTRLTHSLEVAQLARSLAKILRLDEELSEVTALAHDLGHAPFGHAGEDALQEAMENFGGFDHNAQTIRILTKLEKKYIDFDGLNLTWECLEGLAKHNGPVKKPARALLEFNKIWNLELNSFASLEAQIAAISDDIAYNSHDIEDGLRASLFTFEEVFALPVIGDLFKETKKQIKTKNSFTNQILVNEVRSAFIKHMLDDVTSQTLKNIEKYKIRNVDDVRNSKLQLANFSSDFNEKLKIIRAFLKNKMYHHYKVQIMTRKAKRVVKDLFNFYFENPNCLAPNWLENINIKNEKELAVNIADFIAGMTDRYAFIQHNKIFNVQYTNL; from the coding sequence ATGAACCAAGAACTTGCGAATTATGCTTGTTATTCCTCAAAATCTCGTGGCAGATTGCATAAAGAGGCACTCAAAAAAGGCAGATCTGAATTCGCGAGAGATAGGGATAGAATAATCCATTCAACCGCTTTCCGCAGGCTTGAATATAAGACGCAAGTTTTTATTAATAATGAAGGCGATCATTATCGCACAAGGCTTACACACTCCCTTGAAGTAGCACAACTTGCAAGAAGCCTTGCAAAAATCCTCAGACTTGATGAAGAGCTTTCAGAAGTAACAGCACTTGCCCACGATTTAGGCCACGCACCTTTCGGCCACGCCGGTGAAGACGCTCTGCAAGAAGCGATGGAAAATTTTGGTGGCTTTGATCATAATGCTCAGACTATCAGAATTTTAACCAAGCTAGAAAAGAAATATATTGATTTTGATGGGCTTAACCTCACTTGGGAATGTTTAGAAGGGCTTGCAAAACATAATGGCCCTGTCAAAAAACCAGCAAGAGCATTACTTGAATTTAATAAAATCTGGAATTTAGAATTAAATAGTTTTGCTTCCCTTGAAGCACAAATCGCCGCAATTTCCGACGATATCGCTTATAACAGCCACGACATTGAAGATGGCCTTAGAGCTAGCTTATTCACCTTTGAAGAAGTTTTTGCCCTGCCAGTAATTGGAGATTTATTCAAAGAAACTAAAAAGCAAATCAAAACCAAAAACTCCTTCACAAACCAAATTTTGGTTAATGAGGTTAGAAGTGCCTTTATAAAACATATGCTAGATGATGTAACATCACAAACTCTTAAAAATATTGAAAAATATAAAATAAGGAATGTTGATGATGTTCGAAATAGTAAATTGCAATTAGCAAATTTTTCTTCTGATTTTAACGAGAAATTAAAAATTATCAGAGCTTTTTTGAAAAATAAAATGTATCACCATTATAAAGTTCAGATAATGACTCGCAAAGCCAAAAGAGTTGTGAAAGATTTATTCAATTTTTACTTTGAAAATCCAAATTGTTTAGCACCAAATTGGCTTGAAAATATTAATATAAAAAATGAAAAAGAATTAGCGGTGAACATCGCAGATTTTATCGCTGGAATGACAGATAGATATGCTTTCATTCAGCATAATAAAATCTTCAATGTGCAATATACTAATTTATAG
- the recO gene encoding DNA repair protein RecO: MKIEDKGFILSAQKFGENSLIIKILSQENGIIHGIFRASSKNKNHILQGNQICFTWNARLQEHLGNISISVEKSYGTICYNNYQKILSINSLCSLILELFPEREKIENIHKLMQEYLSYIESESIFENWLEKYILLKLELLKNSGFGFDFNRCSETGVAEVFYISPKTGACVCKEIGDPYKEKLFIIPKIFLENSFEKTKEDIIQAIEIIRYFLAKHIFSEKNKNLPFAFEEFYSILKNQKKNLSFN; encoded by the coding sequence ATGAAAATTGAAGATAAAGGTTTTATATTATCAGCCCAAAAATTCGGGGAAAATAGCTTAATTATCAAAATATTAAGCCAAGAAAATGGTATTATACACGGCATTTTTAGAGCAAGCTCAAAAAATAAAAATCATATATTACAGGGCAACCAAATATGTTTCACGTGGAACGCTCGCCTACAAGAACACCTAGGAAATATCTCAATTTCCGTAGAAAAATCATATGGAACAATATGTTATAATAATTACCAAAAAATTCTTTCTATAAATTCCCTATGCTCTCTCATTTTAGAATTATTCCCTGAAAGAGAAAAGATAGAAAATATCCACAAATTAATGCAGGAATATTTATCCTACATTGAAAGCGAATCAATTTTTGAAAATTGGTTAGAGAAATATATATTACTGAAATTAGAATTGCTTAAAAATTCTGGTTTCGGCTTTGATTTTAATAGATGCAGTGAAACTGGTGTAGCGGAAGTTTTTTATATTTCACCAAAGACAGGTGCGTGCGTTTGTAAAGAAATTGGTGACCCTTACAAAGAAAAATTATTTATAATACCAAAAATATTTTTAGAAAATTCATTTGAGAAAACAAAAGAAGATATTATTCAAGCAATTGAAATTATTAGATATTTTTTAGCAAAACATATATTTTCAGAAAAGAATAAAAATCTACCTTTTGCTTTTGAAGAATTTTATTCAATATTAAAAAACCAGAAGAAAAATTTATCTTTTAATTAA
- a CDS encoding glycerophosphodiester phosphodiesterase, with protein MKILGHRGIRQDENINKPYQNTIEAINFAIKNNADGVEIDVFASLDKICFVIHDDEIKIHNGGDIKITSSNSKIIDLQRIGKPNNIYKIPKLSELFEYFSVRKNKILNIEIKQNGISELVYKEIKNSKILKDNLIISSFNHSDLISFRQLDKNIKIGLLFTSDDAEKEGYFEYIENLSDKLGNTIFIPNCYTKNEKILNSEREKYFWTIKEKEIENGLFDSLKKLPNANFITDFPELIKR; from the coding sequence ATGAAAATTCTTGGTCATAGAGGTATAAGGCAAGATGAAAATATCAATAAGCCTTACCAGAATACTATTGAGGCGATAAATTTTGCTATTAAAAATAATGCAGATGGTGTTGAAATTGATGTTTTTGCAAGTTTAGATAAAATTTGTTTTGTAATCCATGATGATGAAATAAAAATCCATAATGGGGGAGATATAAAAATTACCTCAAGCAATTCAAAAATTATAGATTTACAAAGAATTGGAAAACCAAATAATATCTATAAAATCCCAAAATTATCTGAGCTTTTTGAGTATTTTTCTGTAAGAAAAAATAAAATTCTTAATATTGAAATTAAGCAAAATGGAATTTCAGAATTAGTTTACAAAGAAATAAAAAATTCCAAAATTCTTAAAGATAATTTGATAATTTCATCGTTTAATCATTCTGATTTAATATCTTTTAGGCAGTTAGACAAAAATATAAAAATTGGTTTGCTATTTACCTCAGATGATGCCGAAAAAGAGGGTTATTTTGAATATATAGAAAACTTATCTGATAAACTAGGTAACACAATTTTTATTCCAAATTGCTACACAAAAAATGAGAAAATATTAAATAGCGAAAGAGAAAAATATTTTTGGACTATCAAAGAAAAAGAAATTGAAAATGGCTTATTTGATAGTCTAAAAAAACTCCCAAATGCAAATTTTATAACTGATTTTCCAGAGTTAATTAAAAGATAA
- a CDS encoding AAA family ATPase, translating into MLDISSPKFVKKYIGSEKIINKIDDFISSEEIPQTLLFYGGKGVGKANVAYLFAKKLLSIGIEEQKQNSEIDLFGGILETSDNSKPKINQKVELKIENGNHPDLLVIELTEESEKKSISIDKIREIEFFLNHSPAESKYKIVIIDSIDDLSNQSANAILKITEEPNNNSILILISHNINSVLPTIRSRCFEIFFKNPNEKEFLEIIKNFDVEYKKELAEYSGFSAGNYLNMLKYDTEIIIKFVKKFPNVDSKDISNISSIFKEDKKDKNKKSYNYNNFKNILLFDLSKKAKSSKNKDDVKNFFTALNLFNLHERRNMDISHSIKEIIYQIAK; encoded by the coding sequence ATGTTAGATATTTCATCACCAAAATTTGTAAAAAAATACATAGGATCTGAGAAGATTATCAATAAAATTGATGATTTTATATCCTCAGAAGAAATCCCGCAAACCCTTCTATTTTATGGTGGTAAAGGGGTTGGCAAGGCTAATGTTGCCTATCTTTTTGCAAAAAAATTACTTTCAATAGGTATTGAGGAGCAAAAGCAAAATTCTGAAATTGATTTATTTGGGGGCATTCTGGAAACTTCAGATAATTCAAAGCCTAAAATAAATCAAAAAGTTGAGCTTAAAATTGAGAATGGTAATCACCCAGATTTACTAGTTATTGAGCTTACAGAAGAATCTGAAAAAAAATCTATTTCCATAGATAAAATAAGGGAAATTGAGTTTTTTCTCAATCACAGCCCAGCAGAATCAAAATATAAAATTGTTATAATTGATTCTATTGATGATCTTTCAAATCAATCAGCTAATGCAATTCTTAAAATTACTGAAGAGCCTAATAATAACTCAATTTTAATTTTAATTTCTCATAATATAAATTCGGTTTTGCCAACTATAAGATCTCGCTGTTTTGAAATTTTTTTCAAAAACCCAAATGAAAAAGAATTTTTAGAAATTATCAAAAATTTTGATGTTGAATATAAAAAAGAATTGGCTGAATATTCAGGTTTTTCAGCTGGAAATTATCTAAATATGTTGAAATATGATACTGAAATTATCATAAAATTTGTGAAGAAATTTCCGAATGTTGATTCAAAAGATATTTCAAATATTTCATCAATTTTTAAGGAAGATAAAAAAGATAAAAATAAGAAATCCTATAATTATAATAATTTCAAAAATATTCTGCTTTTTGATCTTTCTAAAAAAGCAAAATCATCAAAAAATAAAGATGATGTAAAGAATTTCTTTACAGCACTTAATTTGTTTAATCTCCATGAAAGAAGAAATATGGATATTTCACATTCCATCAAAGAAATTATTTATCAAATAGCAAAATAA
- a CDS encoding VirB3 family type IV secretion system protein → MAKGDAGKVQRDPLFLALTRPAMIFGVTYAWFGVNIMAWTMVFVNTKDFGLLIPGLMIFHGIGYYLCAFEPRWMEIAKIWALTVPTCLNRFYHGNTCSYDLY, encoded by the coding sequence ATGGCAAAAGGAGATGCAGGAAAAGTTCAGAGAGATCCGTTATTCTTGGCATTAACACGACCAGCTATGATATTCGGTGTAACTTACGCTTGGTTTGGCGTGAACATTATGGCTTGGACAATGGTTTTTGTGAACACAAAAGATTTTGGATTGTTAATTCCGGGCTTAATGATTTTTCACGGAATAGGATATTATCTTTGTGCATTTGAACCAAGATGGATGGAAATAGCAAAAATTTGGGCGTTAACCGTGCCAACTTGTTTGAACCGCTTTTATCACGGCAATACTTGCTCTTATGATTTATATTAA